The following coding sequences lie in one Terriglobia bacterium genomic window:
- a CDS encoding choice-of-anchor D domain-containing protein, translating into MKKIIGFALLFLLGTLAYGQCLPPVVGGVPKTIGPGSAPDYFNCANWATSPLPLRSCSNLSATPCYGDLECALLTDATGAPAVCSGPIVSGGIPKFVDPLPGLGVPAGTVGPVTTGGDPLGKYIPVAVADIATYPGSDYYEIGLFEYFETLHSSLPPTKLRGYIQLNNGTNTACLPVNGGPGCTTADNTVAPNAFPHYLGPTILSQRDRPVRILFRNMLPANDAGGSLFVPVDTTYMGSGMAPDMGGMIEMDMGVTTDGARNPMCGRIPKPAGCFTENRATLHLHGGITPWISDGTPHQWITPAAETRAYPDATLLPGKTKNEGVSVFNVPDMPDPGKGAQTFFYTNQQSARLMFYHDHAWGITRLNVYAGEAAPYVVTDATEQALMAPGGPLDGLGYGIPLVIQDKTFVPPPEQLATEDPTWDATRWGGFGSVWVPHVYMPAQNPGDVTGVNGFGRWFYSSWFWPPSTPFFPPINNPYFDPACDANVSGWCEPPLIPGTPNLSSGMEAFNDTPLVNGTAYPTFTLPTAGEYRFRILNAANDRFFNLQWYVADPTGKEVALDASLVAAAQLDPNVFPTPDTTISPAGPAWIQIGTEGGFLPAPVVILNQVMTWVTDPTRFDWGNGDKHSLLLAPAERADVVVDFGPYAGKTLILYNDAPAAFPARVASYDYYTGAPDQTDAGGAPSTQPGFGPNTRTIMQVVVPGAAGSPAPNLYNTARLAALQAAWAHHLDPVTGAPAGVFESSLDPIIVAQGAYNSAYGITFNRLPPRDGYARIADMSMTFNTLLTGNSSTNTMTMAFQNKGLHDETNAAVFDDYGRMSANLGLEAPGATPLTQNIILYPYINPPTEFIAGIELPTGSLKVDPISSNADGTQIWKLTHNGVDTHPIHFHLFNVQLLNRITWDNRILPPDANELGWKDTVRVSPLEDTIVALRPIVPKIPFGVPDSVRPLDPSNPIGSTHGFNSTDTLGNPISPVLSNVPTNFGWEYVWHCHILGHEEMDMMRPINTFVSRAFPLAPSVGYTRDTAVNLTWTDGTLVDYTTPANWGSPSNEIGYQIQRAAVAKNGKPGAYSVVGSALANQTTFSDTTAVATSTYSYRVVAFNAAGATTSAPITVLPGSITSMTVSTTSLTFGNQLVGTTSAGQKVTLTNTGNTTIQFSSITWSANFFDAQNCTPSLAPGNSCTINVRFQPALAATGPQSGLLTITDSVPGSPQTVSLTGTGTIPILGVLPTSLVFNSPLNVTSGAQTVTVSNTGTAPLVINSITDSTNQFAHTTTCKTGAANALAPLTGSCTVSVTFRPTTATTPKAATLNVNVAAPATSGAVVLTGNVTVPTFTVSPASLAFGNWSVAGGNSPAQTVTVTNTGAAPLVISSVPLGGANPGQFSRTNACPGTLAVGAPPCTITVRFNPTSAGAKSATLTVNVAAPAVTKPPVTLSGTGN; encoded by the coding sequence ATGAAAAAGATAATTGGTTTTGCCCTGCTGTTCCTTCTGGGTACGCTGGCCTACGGTCAGTGCTTACCGCCGGTTGTCGGTGGCGTACCGAAGACAATTGGACCGGGGAGCGCACCGGATTATTTTAATTGTGCCAACTGGGCCACCAGTCCGCTGCCATTGCGCAGCTGTTCGAACCTCAGCGCGACTCCTTGCTATGGAGACCTCGAGTGCGCTCTGCTTACTGACGCTACGGGTGCGCCCGCAGTTTGCAGTGGGCCGATCGTCTCCGGTGGCATCCCGAAGTTCGTGGACCCGCTGCCGGGTCTCGGCGTACCTGCCGGCACCGTTGGTCCTGTAACGACTGGCGGTGATCCCCTCGGGAAGTACATTCCCGTGGCCGTGGCGGACATCGCCACGTATCCGGGCTCCGACTACTACGAGATCGGATTGTTCGAGTACTTCGAGACACTACATTCCAGTCTTCCGCCGACCAAGCTGCGCGGATACATCCAGCTCAATAACGGCACCAACACAGCATGTCTGCCAGTTAACGGCGGGCCAGGGTGCACTACTGCTGACAACACCGTAGCTCCCAACGCGTTTCCACACTACTTGGGCCCGACGATCCTGTCGCAGAGGGATCGCCCGGTGCGGATCCTATTCCGCAACATGCTGCCGGCAAACGACGCTGGCGGCAGCCTGTTTGTGCCGGTTGACACCACGTACATGGGCTCGGGCATGGCCCCGGACATGGGTGGAATGATAGAGATGGATATGGGTGTGACCACAGACGGGGCTCGGAACCCGATGTGCGGGAGGATCCCCAAGCCCGCGGGTTGCTTCACCGAGAACCGGGCCACGCTGCACCTGCACGGCGGCATCACGCCGTGGATCAGCGATGGCACGCCGCATCAGTGGATCACCCCGGCAGCCGAAACCAGGGCATACCCGGACGCTACCCTCTTGCCCGGGAAGACGAAAAACGAAGGCGTCAGCGTGTTCAACGTCCCCGACATGCCCGATCCGGGCAAGGGGGCGCAGACGTTCTTCTATACCAACCAGCAAAGCGCCCGGCTGATGTTCTACCACGACCATGCCTGGGGCATCACCCGCTTGAACGTGTACGCGGGCGAGGCCGCTCCCTACGTGGTTACGGACGCAACAGAACAGGCTTTGATGGCCCCCGGAGGTCCCCTTGACGGACTCGGCTACGGGATTCCTCTCGTCATTCAGGACAAGACTTTCGTGCCGCCACCAGAGCAGCTGGCCACGGAAGACCCGACTTGGGACGCCACCCGGTGGGGCGGATTCGGCAGCGTTTGGGTTCCGCACGTCTACATGCCAGCCCAAAACCCAGGCGACGTCACGGGTGTGAACGGGTTCGGACGGTGGTTTTACAGCTCCTGGTTTTGGCCGCCCTCGACTCCGTTCTTCCCGCCGATTAACAACCCCTACTTCGACCCGGCCTGCGACGCCAACGTCAGCGGCTGGTGCGAGCCACCGTTAATCCCGGGAACCCCGAACCTGTCGTCGGGCATGGAGGCGTTTAACGACACTCCACTCGTCAACGGGACGGCGTACCCGACTTTCACGTTGCCCACCGCAGGGGAATACCGCTTCCGGATCCTGAACGCGGCCAACGACCGCTTCTTCAACCTGCAGTGGTACGTGGCCGATCCCACGGGAAAAGAGGTCGCGCTGGACGCCTCCTTGGTGGCGGCTGCACAGCTCGACCCGAACGTCTTCCCCACGCCGGACACGACCATCAGCCCGGCGGGCCCGGCCTGGATTCAGATCGGCACCGAGGGCGGCTTCCTGCCGGCTCCAGTGGTGATTCTGAACCAGGTGATGACTTGGGTCACAGATCCGACTCGCTTCGATTGGGGAAACGGTGACAAGCATTCACTGCTGCTCGCTCCGGCTGAGCGGGCCGACGTGGTTGTCGACTTCGGCCCGTACGCCGGCAAGACGCTAATCCTCTACAACGACGCTCCCGCGGCATTCCCGGCGCGCGTTGCGTCTTACGACTACTACACCGGCGCCCCGGACCAGACCGACGCGGGCGGAGCTCCTTCCACCCAGCCCGGCTTCGGCCCGAACACCCGTACCATCATGCAGGTCGTAGTCCCGGGTGCTGCAGGAAGTCCGGCACCTAACCTCTACAACACCGCAAGGCTCGCGGCTCTCCAGGCGGCGTGGGCGCACCATCTCGATCCGGTCACAGGTGCCCCGGCTGGCGTGTTCGAGTCCTCGCTGGATCCGATCATCGTCGCGCAGGGTGCTTACAACTCGGCCTACGGCATCACCTTCAACCGTTTGCCGCCCAGGGACGGGTACGCAAGGATCGCCGACATGTCGATGACCTTCAACACCTTGTTGACGGGCAACAGCTCAACCAACACGATGACCATGGCGTTCCAGAACAAGGGACTTCACGACGAGACGAACGCGGCGGTCTTCGACGATTACGGGAGGATGAGCGCTAACCTCGGCCTTGAAGCGCCGGGCGCAACGCCACTCACACAGAACATCATCCTTTATCCGTACATCAACCCCCCGACGGAGTTCATCGCTGGGATCGAACTGCCTACCGGCAGTCTCAAGGTTGACCCCATCTCCTCGAACGCGGACGGGACCCAGATCTGGAAGCTCACCCACAACGGAGTGGATACGCATCCGATCCACTTCCATCTGTTCAACGTTCAACTCCTCAACCGGATCACTTGGGACAACCGAATCCTCCCGCCCGATGCCAACGAACTGGGGTGGAAGGATACCGTCAGAGTGAGCCCACTCGAGGACACCATCGTCGCCCTGCGGCCGATCGTTCCGAAGATCCCCTTCGGGGTGCCCGATAGTGTCCGCCCGCTTGACCCGTCGAACCCCATCGGTTCGACGCACGGGTTCAACAGCACGGACACGCTGGGGAATCCCATCAGCCCGGTGCTTTCCAACGTGCCCACCAACTTCGGCTGGGAGTACGTGTGGCATTGCCACATCCTCGGCCACGAAGAGATGGACATGATGCGGCCGATCAACACGTTTGTGTCACGTGCGTTCCCGCTTGCCCCGTCCGTGGGGTACACGCGCGACACAGCGGTCAATCTGACTTGGACGGACGGCACTCTTGTGGACTACACCACCCCCGCCAATTGGGGGAGTCCGAGCAACGAAATCGGCTACCAAATCCAGCGGGCTGCCGTTGCCAAAAACGGCAAGCCTGGCGCGTACTCGGTAGTCGGGAGCGCCCTCGCCAACCAAACCACCTTCTCGGACACCACGGCCGTTGCGACCTCGACGTACAGCTACCGCGTCGTGGCCTTCAACGCCGCCGGTGCCACGACCTCGGCCCCCATCACGGTGCTACCGGGGAGCATAACCTCGATGACCGTGAGCACGACATCGCTAACGTTTGGGAACCAACTGGTGGGCACCACTAGTGCAGGTCAGAAGGTGACGCTCACCAACACGGGCAATACGACGATCCAGTTCTCCAGCATCACCTGGAGTGCTAACTTCTTCGATGCCCAAAACTGCACTCCGAGCCTGGCGCCTGGCAATAGCTGCACCATCAACGTGCGGTTCCAACCGGCGCTCGCCGCAACGGGCCCGCAGAGCGGGCTACTGACGATCACGGACTCGGTTCCGGGAAGTCCGCAAACCGTCTCGTTGACCGGTACGGGCACCATTCCGATTCTGGGTGTGTTGCCAACATCACTGGTGTTCAACTCACCGTTGAACGTCACCAGTGGTGCTCAGACGGTGACTGTTAGCAACACGGGAACCGCCCCGCTGGTGATCAACAGCATCACCGATTCCACTAACCAGTTCGCCCATACGACCACTTGCAAGACGGGTGCGGCGAACGCGCTGGCCCCGCTCACTGGATCCTGCACGGTCAGCGTTACGTTCAGGCCGACGACGGCAACGACGCCGAAGGCCGCGACACTGAATGTAAACGTCGCAGCTCCTGCAACCTCGGGGGCAGTGGTCCTGACCGGCAACGTTACTGTGCCGACCTTCACGGTGTCGCCTGCTTCGCTGGCCTTCGGCAACTGGTCGGTAGCAGGGGGCAACAGCCCAGCTCAGACGGTCACTGTGACTAACACAGGAGCCGCCCCGCTGGTCATCAGCAGCGTCCCTCTCGGAGGGGCGAACCCCGGCCAGTTCAGTCGTACCAACGCCTGTCCGGGAACCTTGGCGGTAGGCGCGCCCCCCTGTACTATCACCGTCAGATTCAATCCAACTTCGGCAGGCGCCAAGAGCGCTACCTTGACTGTGAACGTTGCAGCTCCGGCTGTCACAAAGCCGCCTGTAACGTTGAGCGGCACGGGCAACTGA
- a CDS encoding response regulator transcription factor translates to MRVLITEDDKKVAAFICKGLEQECYAVDVAHDGAEGAAMIGESDYDILILDLVLPTLSGLQVLEKVRRAKPRLPVLVLTARDAVEDLVAALDAGADDYLVKPFVFAELAARVRALLRRGDRSLATYRIADLTLDVAHRRVSRAGRKIELSSKEFALLEYLLRHARHMVTRTSIIEHVWDIHFDSVSNVVDVYVKYLRNKIDKNFSPPLIRTIRGVGYMLTDEDDAVA, encoded by the coding sequence ATGCGCGTTTTGATCACGGAAGACGACAAGAAAGTCGCCGCTTTCATTTGTAAGGGACTCGAGCAGGAATGCTACGCGGTTGATGTGGCTCACGACGGGGCCGAGGGCGCGGCCATGATCGGAGAGTCGGATTACGATATTTTGATTCTGGACTTGGTGTTGCCCACGCTGTCCGGCCTGCAGGTGCTGGAGAAAGTGCGGCGAGCAAAGCCCAGGTTGCCGGTTTTGGTGCTGACGGCCAGGGACGCGGTGGAGGACCTGGTTGCCGCGTTGGATGCCGGAGCCGACGATTACCTGGTCAAACCCTTCGTCTTTGCGGAGTTGGCGGCGCGGGTTCGAGCCTTGCTGCGCCGTGGGGACCGCAGCCTGGCCACGTACCGGATCGCCGATCTGACGCTCGATGTAGCGCATCGGAGGGTGAGCCGGGCGGGCCGCAAGATTGAGCTTTCGAGCAAGGAATTCGCGTTGCTGGAGTACCTGCTGCGGCACGCGCGGCACATGGTGACGCGCACCAGCATCATCGAACATGTCTGGGACATTCACTTCGACAGCGTCTCCAACGTTGTCGATGTTTATGTAAAGTACTTGCGCAACAAGATCGACAAGAACTTTTCTCCTCCTCTGATTCGCACCATCCGGGGAGTCGGCTACATGCTGACGGACGAGGATGATGCCGTCGCTTAA
- a CDS encoding HAMP domain-containing protein has translation MAMHLTAAADDNLADHCAGLWGYIEFRDGKPVLTYDTSNHQIAYFLREATRYYELYDAASGELLLQSSDSSLMHLALPASEVRRWVSHPGIDATVVEGMPLRLRSALFQANGRFYLLRVGVSLEENLEDLAALKYVLFLLLPTMTLVGVVGTWWMAGKVLRPLQDLQNEARAISITQLHRRLPHRGTRDELDALAATFNQVFALLEDAVQHMKQFSAYMSHELRTPLTVLRGEAEIALMQPGPPQEWRQLLTSQLEEFDKLDRLIRRFLLLARAEAGEIQFEMGQFDVCALAADLGQEIKPVAMSRGVSLKVACDGETLLAADRGWIERAILNLLDNAVKFTPEGGQVQIAARSAGDRAMVEVSDTGRGIAEAALPHIFDCFYRAPDSRPTGPGGGGLGLALTTWIVEKHGGVIQVRSRVGEGSVFTILLPLLPPDSPEAAAQAHSLSTAD, from the coding sequence ATGGCGATGCATCTCACCGCGGCCGCCGACGACAATCTCGCAGACCATTGCGCGGGGCTTTGGGGTTACATCGAGTTCCGCGATGGCAAGCCGGTGCTGACCTACGATACCAGCAATCACCAGATCGCATATTTCCTGCGCGAGGCCACGCGCTATTACGAGTTGTATGATGCCGCCAGCGGTGAGTTGCTGCTGCAGTCGTCCGACTCTTCCCTGATGCACCTGGCGCTGCCGGCAAGCGAGGTCCGGCGTTGGGTGAGCCACCCCGGTATCGACGCGACCGTCGTCGAAGGGATGCCCTTGCGCTTGCGAAGCGCGCTGTTCCAGGCCAATGGGCGTTTTTATTTGCTGCGCGTCGGAGTGTCATTGGAAGAGAACCTGGAGGACCTGGCCGCGCTGAAGTACGTGCTTTTTTTGCTGTTGCCGACGATGACGTTGGTGGGCGTTGTCGGCACCTGGTGGATGGCAGGCAAGGTCCTGCGTCCGTTGCAGGATCTACAGAATGAGGCGCGCGCCATCAGCATTACTCAACTGCATCGCCGCCTGCCGCACCGCGGCACGCGGGACGAATTGGATGCTCTCGCGGCGACCTTCAACCAGGTCTTCGCGCTTCTAGAAGATGCGGTCCAGCACATGAAGCAATTCTCCGCCTACATGTCACACGAGTTGCGGACGCCGCTTACCGTGTTGCGAGGAGAGGCGGAAATTGCACTGATGCAGCCGGGGCCGCCGCAAGAATGGCGCCAGCTGCTGACCAGCCAGTTGGAAGAATTCGACAAGTTGGACCGCCTGATCCGGCGATTTCTGCTGTTGGCCCGAGCCGAGGCCGGCGAGATCCAGTTCGAGATGGGGCAGTTCGATGTTTGTGCACTCGCCGCCGACCTGGGACAGGAGATCAAACCGGTCGCCATGAGCCGGGGAGTTTCCTTGAAAGTCGCATGTGATGGGGAGACGCTCCTCGCCGCCGACCGGGGCTGGATCGAACGCGCCATCCTGAACCTGCTGGATAACGCCGTTAAGTTCACTCCTGAGGGCGGCCAAGTTCAAATCGCGGCACGGTCGGCCGGTGACCGCGCCATGGTGGAAGTGTCCGACACCGGCAGGGGCATTGCCGAGGCCGCTCTCCCCCACATCTTCGACTGCTTCTATCGCGCCCCCGATTCGCGGCCCACAGGTCCGGGGGGAGGGGGTCTGGGCCTGGCTCTGACGACGTGGATTGTTGAGAAGCATGGCGGCGTCATCCAGGTGAGAAGCAGAGTGGGGGAGGGAAGCGTGTTCACAATACTTCTCCCTTTGTTGCCGCCGGACTCTCCCGAAGCCGCAGCCCAAGCCCACTCGCTTTCGACCGCAGATTAG
- a CDS encoding SOS response-associated peptidase: MCGRFRLGKGREALKEYFGAEVDVEWSPRYNIVPTDLIPSVRQNATKPVRELSLMRWGLIPFWAKEASIGYKLINARSETAATKPAFRDALIRRRCLIPGDGFYEWKKQAKQPYCFTLRDESIFAFAGIWERWKGPDGNAIETCSILTTTPNELAAQVHDRMPVILAPDDYDLWLDPGIKDTKEISDMMKPYGAALMKAYAVSTRVNAVKNDDPQCAEPLDIPGDQHTLALRF; this comes from the coding sequence ATGTGCGGACGGTTCCGTTTGGGAAAAGGACGTGAGGCGCTGAAAGAATACTTCGGCGCCGAGGTTGATGTCGAGTGGTCGCCGCGCTACAACATAGTGCCGACGGATCTCATACCCAGCGTCCGGCAGAACGCAACCAAACCGGTACGTGAGCTCTCGTTGATGCGCTGGGGCCTGATTCCCTTCTGGGCCAAAGAAGCCTCCATCGGGTACAAGCTGATCAACGCGCGCTCCGAGACCGCCGCCACCAAGCCTGCCTTCCGCGACGCCCTCATCCGCCGCCGCTGCCTCATCCCCGGCGACGGCTTTTACGAATGGAAAAAGCAGGCTAAGCAGCCGTATTGCTTCACCCTGCGCGATGAATCCATCTTCGCTTTTGCCGGCATCTGGGAGCGCTGGAAGGGTCCCGACGGCAACGCCATCGAAACCTGCTCCATCTTGACCACGACGCCCAATGAACTGGCCGCCCAGGTGCATGACCGCATGCCCGTGATCCTTGCGCCCGACGATTACGACCTCTGGCTCGATCCCGGAATTAAGGACACGAAGGAAATCTCCGACATGATGAAGCCCTATGGCGCGGCGCTGATGAAGGCGTACGCGGTCAGCACGCGGGTGAATGCGGTAAAGAACGATGACCCGCAATGCGCCGAGCCGCTGGACATCCCTGGTGACCAGCACACTTTGGCTTTGCGATTTTAG
- a CDS encoding phosphoesterase, which produces MRVRVFYHDKCFDGACSAALFSRFYKERIREDVQFHYSGLVHRAGALFDERHFDGDENAIVDFKYSTSPKITWWFDHHLSAFLTPDDAAHYERDASTKKFYNPDFKSCTKFIASIAEKRFGFNPAPVAQVIEWADIIDGASYSDARTAVEMQHPAMKLTMVIESTQDPSFIPRVIPLLSSTPLDQIIGQPFVGDLLPPLLQRHEQSIHLLRERAECKDGTVFFDVTDQDLEGYNKFIPYYLHPTCIYSVGLSKSSFRTKVAVGSNPWARADNMVNLAKVCERYGGGGHARVGAISFEPHKFDVARKAAREIVDELRASYRSAQSSLPPTA; this is translated from the coding sequence GTGAGAGTTCGGGTCTTTTACCACGACAAGTGTTTTGACGGCGCCTGCTCGGCGGCGTTGTTCAGCCGCTTCTACAAGGAGCGCATCCGCGAGGACGTGCAGTTCCACTACAGCGGTCTGGTGCACCGCGCCGGCGCGCTGTTCGACGAGCGCCACTTCGACGGCGACGAAAACGCCATCGTGGATTTCAAGTACTCCACCTCGCCCAAGATCACCTGGTGGTTCGACCACCACCTCAGCGCCTTCCTCACCCCCGACGACGCCGCTCACTACGAGCGCGATGCCAGCACCAAAAAGTTTTACAACCCCGATTTCAAATCCTGCACCAAGTTCATCGCCAGCATCGCCGAAAAGCGCTTCGGCTTCAATCCCGCGCCGGTGGCGCAAGTCATCGAGTGGGCCGACATCATTGATGGCGCTTCCTACTCCGATGCCAGGACGGCAGTCGAAATGCAGCACCCGGCAATGAAGCTGACCATGGTCATCGAGTCGACGCAGGACCCCAGCTTCATCCCGCGAGTAATACCTCTGCTCTCCTCCACGCCGCTGGACCAGATCATTGGTCAGCCCTTCGTCGGCGACCTGCTGCCACCGCTCCTGCAGCGCCACGAGCAGTCCATCCACCTGCTGCGCGAACGCGCCGAGTGCAAGGACGGCACCGTCTTCTTCGACGTAACCGATCAGGACCTCGAGGGCTACAACAAGTTCATCCCTTACTACCTGCATCCCACCTGCATCTACAGCGTGGGCCTGAGTAAGAGCAGCTTTCGAACCAAGGTGGCGGTCGGCTCCAACCCGTGGGCGCGCGCCGACAACATGGTTAACCTGGCGAAGGTCTGCGAACGCTACGGCGGCGGCGGGCACGCGCGGGTGGGCGCCATTTCGTTCGAGCCTCACAAGTTCGACGTCGCCCGCAAGGCGGCGCGAGAAATCGTGGACGAACTTCGCGCCAGCTACCGCTCGGCACAATCCTCTTTGCCCCCCACTGCGTAA
- a CDS encoding FKBP-type peptidyl-prolyl cis-trans isomerase, whose protein sequence is MAVRRVMAVLIILFAVVAAAQDASPLKNAKDKRSYALGMDLGNQLHSLGIELDPAIFSRGLSDALSGGKTLLTQEDVRAAISELQAEMKRKQAEARSKAAQDGKQTGAAFLADNKKKEGVVTLPSGLQYKILKEGTGKKPALDDTVVCQYRGTLVDGTEFDSSYKRGQPATFPVKGVIKGWTEALQLMPVGSKWQLFIPPELAYGETGAGGTIGPNATLIFEVELVSIQAKP, encoded by the coding sequence ATGGCAGTCCGACGGGTCATGGCAGTCTTGATAATACTGTTTGCGGTAGTTGCTGCCGCGCAGGATGCTTCGCCGCTGAAGAACGCAAAGGACAAGCGCAGTTACGCGCTTGGCATGGACCTGGGAAACCAGCTTCACTCGCTGGGGATTGAGCTGGACCCGGCAATCTTCAGCCGAGGGCTCAGCGACGCTCTTTCCGGCGGCAAAACACTGCTCACGCAGGAGGATGTCCGCGCCGCCATTTCCGAACTGCAGGCCGAGATGAAGCGCAAGCAGGCGGAGGCCCGGAGTAAAGCCGCACAGGACGGCAAACAGACGGGGGCGGCGTTCCTGGCCGACAACAAAAAGAAGGAAGGGGTGGTGACCCTGCCCAGCGGCTTGCAATATAAGATCCTCAAGGAAGGCACTGGGAAGAAGCCTGCGCTCGACGACACCGTAGTCTGTCAGTACCGGGGCACGCTGGTTGACGGCACCGAGTTCGACAGCTCCTACAAGCGCGGCCAGCCCGCCACCTTCCCGGTCAAGGGAGTCATCAAGGGCTGGACCGAGGCTCTGCAGCTGATGCCGGTGGGCTCGAAGTGGCAACTGTTCATTCCTCCCGAGTTGGCCTATGGCGAAACGGGTGCCGGCGGAACGATTGGCCCGAACGCGACGCTGATCTTCGAGGTGGAACTGGTCTCGATCCAGGCCAAACCTTAG